A region of Haloplanus sp. XH21 DNA encodes the following proteins:
- the cobA gene encoding uroporphyrinogen-III C-methyltransferase — protein MRPGTVSLVGAGPGDPELLTVKARRLLDDADVVLYDSLVSEAVRDCVPSSVERIDVGKRGDGERTPQAETNALMVRRARAGDEVVRLKSGDPCVFGRGGEEAEHLAAAGVPFEVVPGVTSAIAGPSLAGVPATHRDHASSLTVVTGHQDPTKAESALDWTALARSVTAGGTLVILMGVGRLPDNVAALREGGVDPETPVAMVERASHPDEFAVTGTLDTIVDRAEDVGIDPPAVTVVGDVVSVRARVSDYLRAAGSARSAGGPDEDSPVSTE, from the coding sequence ATGCGACCCGGAACGGTCTCCCTCGTCGGCGCGGGGCCGGGCGACCCCGAACTCCTGACGGTGAAGGCCCGGCGACTGCTCGACGACGCCGATGTCGTGCTGTACGACTCGCTGGTGAGCGAGGCCGTCCGCGACTGCGTGCCGTCGTCTGTCGAGCGGATCGACGTCGGTAAACGCGGCGACGGCGAGCGCACGCCACAGGCCGAGACGAACGCGCTCATGGTCCGGCGCGCCCGGGCAGGCGACGAGGTGGTCCGCCTCAAGAGCGGCGATCCCTGCGTGTTCGGCCGGGGCGGGGAAGAGGCCGAACATCTCGCCGCGGCGGGCGTGCCGTTCGAGGTGGTGCCGGGCGTCACGAGCGCCATCGCCGGCCCGAGTCTGGCCGGCGTGCCGGCGACCCACCGCGACCACGCCTCCAGTCTGACGGTGGTGACGGGCCACCAGGATCCGACCAAAGCCGAAAGCGCTCTCGACTGGACGGCGCTGGCGCGGTCGGTCACCGCTGGCGGGACGCTGGTGATCCTGATGGGCGTGGGTCGGCTCCCCGACAACGTGGCCGCGCTCCGCGAGGGCGGTGTCGACCCCGAGACGCCCGTCGCGATGGTCGAACGCGCGTCACACCCCGACGAGTTCGCGGTCACGGGGACGCTCGACACCATCGTCGACCGCGCCGAAGACGTGGGCATCGATCCGCCCGCCGTCACCGTCGTCGGCGACGTGGTGTCGGTCCGGGCTCGGGTGTCCGACTATCTGCGCGCGGCCGGGTCGGCGCGGTCGGCGGGCGGCCCGGACGAAGATTCGCCGGTGTCGACGGAGTGA
- a CDS encoding argininosuccinate synthase yields MTRVALAFSGGLDTTVCVPLLEEEWGYDEVIGVTVDVGQPEAEFAEAEETAEALGMDHYVVDARAEFAEQCLESVRANATYQGYPLGTALARPVIAEAILDVAKEQGCDAVAHGCTGKGNDQLRFEAVWRASDLEVIAPVRELGLTREWEIEYADEKNLPVEGGNEGVWSIDTNLWSRSIEGGDLEKPGHVPGEEIYDWTRSPAGDTEEIEIAFENGYPVAVDGEEMSPIALIAHLNEVAGEYGVGRTDMMEDRMLGLKVRENYEHPAATTLLNAHETLESLVLTKEERDFKRLVDDEWSQKGYEGLVDAPLMGALEGFIDATQTRVTGTVTIRFEGGQARPVGRDSEYAVYDEAFASFNTEDVGDITQADATGVAKYHGFQERLAAKVLAEAKGDEEE; encoded by the coding sequence ATGACACGTGTGGCACTCGCGTTCTCCGGCGGTCTCGACACGACAGTATGCGTCCCGCTGCTCGAAGAGGAGTGGGGGTACGACGAAGTGATCGGCGTCACCGTCGACGTCGGTCAGCCCGAAGCGGAGTTCGCCGAGGCCGAGGAGACGGCCGAAGCGCTCGGGATGGATCATTACGTCGTGGACGCGCGAGCCGAATTCGCGGAGCAGTGTCTCGAATCGGTGCGCGCAAACGCCACGTATCAGGGCTATCCGCTGGGAACCGCCCTCGCGCGGCCCGTCATCGCGGAGGCCATCCTCGACGTGGCCAAAGAACAGGGCTGTGACGCCGTCGCCCACGGCTGTACCGGCAAGGGCAACGACCAGTTGCGCTTCGAGGCCGTCTGGCGCGCCTCCGACCTCGAAGTCATCGCGCCCGTGCGCGAACTCGGCCTGACCCGCGAGTGGGAGATCGAGTACGCCGACGAGAAGAACCTCCCAGTGGAGGGCGGCAACGAGGGCGTCTGGAGCATCGACACGAACCTCTGGAGTCGGTCCATCGAGGGCGGCGACCTCGAGAAGCCCGGCCACGTCCCGGGCGAGGAAATCTACGACTGGACGCGCTCGCCCGCCGGCGACACCGAAGAGATCGAGATCGCGTTCGAGAACGGCTACCCCGTCGCCGTCGACGGCGAGGAGATGAGCCCCATCGCGCTCATCGCACACCTCAACGAGGTGGCCGGCGAGTACGGGGTCGGCCGCACGGACATGATGGAAGACCGGATGCTCGGCCTGAAGGTGCGCGAGAACTACGAGCATCCCGCGGCGACGACGCTGCTGAACGCCCACGAGACCCTCGAGAGTCTGGTGCTCACGAAGGAGGAACGTGACTTCAAGCGCCTCGTCGACGACGAATGGTCCCAGAAGGGCTACGAGGGCCTGGTCGACGCGCCGCTGATGGGCGCGCTGGAGGGCTTCATCGACGCCACCCAGACCCGCGTGACCGGCACGGTGACGATTCGGTTCGAGGGCGGGCAGGCCCGTCCGGTCGGCCGCGACAGCGAGTACGCCGTCTACGACGAGGCCTTCGCCTCCTTCAACACGGAGGACGTGGGCGATATCACGCAGGCCGACGCGACGGGCGTCGCGAAATACCACGGCTTCCAGGAGCGCCTCGCCGCGAAGGTGCTCGCCGAAGCCAAAGGCGACGAGGAGGAGTGA
- the lysX gene encoding lysine biosynthesis protein LysX yields the protein MHVGLLYSRIRRDEKLLLSELRERDHEVTKIDVRKEQFNISEQPEAFDDIDIAVDRCLATSRSRYVTRFLDAYGVPVVNEADTAELCADKVKNSLALEAAGVPTPNTDVAFTTDSALESIEEFGYPCVLKPVIGSWGRLMAKVDSRSAAEAILEHKATLGHYEHKVFYIQEFVEKPGRDIRVVATDGEPVAAMTRSSDHWLTNAAKGGEVDEFDIDDEVADLVQRASDAVGGGLLGVDLMETGDSYTVHEVNHTVEFKALDSCVDFDVPATIVDWLETKADQAVEAGA from the coding sequence ATGCACGTCGGACTGCTGTACTCCCGGATCCGTCGGGACGAAAAGCTCCTGCTGTCCGAACTGCGCGAGCGCGACCACGAGGTGACGAAAATCGACGTGCGGAAAGAGCAGTTCAACATCAGCGAGCAGCCCGAAGCGTTCGACGACATCGACATCGCCGTCGACCGCTGCCTGGCGACGAGTCGGAGCCGCTACGTCACCCGCTTCCTCGACGCCTACGGCGTCCCCGTCGTCAACGAGGCCGACACCGCGGAGCTGTGCGCCGACAAGGTGAAAAACAGTCTCGCGCTGGAGGCGGCGGGCGTGCCGACGCCGAACACCGACGTCGCCTTCACCACCGACAGCGCCCTCGAATCCATCGAGGAGTTCGGGTATCCATGTGTCCTGAAACCCGTCATCGGCTCGTGGGGTCGCCTGATGGCGAAAGTCGACAGCCGGAGCGCCGCCGAGGCGATTCTGGAGCACAAGGCGACGCTCGGCCACTACGAACACAAGGTGTTCTACATCCAGGAGTTCGTCGAGAAACCGGGGCGTGACATCCGCGTCGTCGCCACCGACGGCGAACCCGTCGCCGCGATGACCCGGAGTTCGGACCACTGGCTCACCAACGCCGCCAAGGGCGGCGAAGTCGACGAGTTCGACATCGACGACGAGGTGGCCGATCTGGTGCAACGCGCCTCCGACGCCGTCGGCGGCGGCCTGCTCGGCGTCGACCTGATGGAGACGGGCGACTCCTACACCGTTCACGAGGTGAACCACACGGTGGAGTTCAAGGCGCTCGACTCCTGTGTCGACTTCGACGTGCCCGCGACCATCGTCGACTGGCTCGAAACGAAGGCCGATCAGGCCGTGGAGGCGGGCGCGTGA
- the argC gene encoding N-acetyl-gamma-glutamyl-phosphate reductase — protein sequence MTYTASVVGASGFAGGELLRLLDGHPEFEVAQATSRSYERKTIGHQHPNLRGMDLRFSSPQDLESVDVLFAATPHGVSMERIDDFQDAADTVVDLSADFRLDSEDQYDEWYDGHERPELLADAEYALPELNRDGLAGADLIASGGCNATATILGLKPLFDAGILAGDEQVVVDVKVGSSEGGAGGGAASSHPERSGIVRPYAPTGHRHEAEIEQFLGLSVSFTVHAVDMIRGASATCHVFPDGPVKKKDLWSAYRDSYDDEPFMRTVAGGGGVYRYPEPKAVAGTNHGEVGFEVDPGNKRVVVFSAIDNMMKGSAGQAVHAANVALGIDETAGLTFQGLHPVGAP from the coding sequence GTGACGTACACCGCGAGCGTCGTCGGCGCCAGCGGCTTCGCCGGTGGCGAACTCCTCCGCCTGCTCGACGGCCACCCCGAGTTCGAGGTGGCCCAGGCGACGAGTCGGAGTTACGAACGCAAGACCATCGGCCACCAGCACCCCAACCTGCGTGGGATGGACCTCCGCTTTTCGTCGCCGCAGGATCTGGAATCGGTGGACGTGCTCTTCGCGGCGACGCCACACGGCGTCTCGATGGAGCGCATCGACGACTTCCAGGACGCCGCGGACACGGTGGTCGACCTGAGCGCGGACTTCCGCCTCGACAGCGAGGACCAGTACGACGAGTGGTACGACGGCCACGAACGGCCCGAACTGCTCGCCGACGCCGAGTACGCCCTGCCGGAACTCAACCGCGACGGCCTCGCGGGCGCGGACCTCATCGCGTCGGGTGGCTGTAACGCGACGGCGACGATACTGGGGCTGAAACCCCTGTTCGACGCCGGCATCCTCGCCGGCGACGAGCAGGTGGTCGTCGACGTGAAAGTCGGGTCCTCGGAGGGCGGCGCCGGCGGCGGCGCGGCCTCCTCCCATCCCGAGCGCTCGGGCATCGTCCGCCCCTACGCGCCGACGGGCCACCGCCACGAGGCCGAAATCGAGCAGTTCCTCGGCCTCTCGGTGTCGTTTACGGTCCACGCCGTCGATATGATTCGCGGCGCGAGCGCGACCTGTCACGTCTTCCCTGACGGCCCGGTGAAGAAGAAGGACCTCTGGAGCGCCTACCGCGACTCCTACGACGACGAACCATTCATGCGCACCGTCGCTGGCGGGGGCGGCGTCTACCGCTACCCCGAACCGAAGGCCGTCGCCGGCACCAACCACGGCGAAGTGGGCTTCGAGGTCGACCCCGGGAACAAGCGCGTGGTGGTCTTCTCCGCTATCGACAATATGATGAAAGGATCGGCGGGACAGGCGGTTCACGCCGCCAACGTCGCGCTCGGCATCGACGAGACGGCGGGCCTGACGTTCCAGGGCCTGCATCCCGTGGGGGCGCCGTAG
- a CDS encoding acetylglutamate/acetylaminoadipate kinase has protein sequence MTVVVKIGGAKAVDPAGAVSDIADLVDDGEPVAVVHGGSTAVDDLLDRLGIDPTYVETPDGVVGRFTDETTMEAFTMAMGKVNTDLVAAFREAGVDAVGLSGVDGGLITGARKSAVRVVEDGKKKIKRGDHSGRIEAVNDDLLETLLGQGYTPIAGPPMLADDGVPVNTDADRAAAAVAGVLGATLVVLTDVEGVYADPDDPSTLIESVTTPAEYEALTDAAEGFMTKKVMAATEALERGATEVVVADANADAPVTAALGESGTHIHASALEDT, from the coding sequence GTGACCGTCGTCGTCAAAATCGGCGGCGCGAAGGCCGTCGACCCCGCGGGTGCCGTTTCGGATATTGCCGATCTGGTCGACGATGGCGAACCCGTCGCCGTCGTTCACGGCGGCTCGACCGCCGTCGACGACCTGCTGGACCGCCTCGGCATCGACCCCACGTACGTCGAGACGCCCGACGGCGTCGTCGGCCGGTTCACCGACGAGACGACGATGGAGGCGTTCACGATGGCGATGGGCAAGGTGAACACGGACCTGGTAGCGGCGTTCCGCGAGGCGGGCGTCGACGCCGTCGGCCTCTCGGGCGTCGATGGCGGCCTCATCACGGGCGCACGGAAGTCCGCGGTCCGCGTCGTCGAGGACGGGAAAAAGAAGATCAAGCGCGGCGACCACTCCGGCCGCATCGAGGCGGTCAACGACGACCTGCTGGAGACGCTGCTGGGGCAGGGCTACACGCCCATCGCAGGCCCGCCGATGCTCGCCGACGACGGCGTGCCGGTCAACACGGACGCGGACCGGGCGGCCGCCGCCGTCGCGGGCGTCCTGGGCGCGACGCTGGTCGTCCTGACGGACGTGGAAGGCGTCTACGCCGATCCGGACGACCCGTCGACGCTCATCGAATCGGTGACCACCCCCGCGGAGTACGAGGCGCTGACCGACGCCGCGGAGGGGTTCATGACGAAGAAAGTGATGGCCGCGACGGAAGCGCTGGAGCGTGGCGCGACCGAGGTGGTCGTCGCCGACGCCAACGCCGACGCGCCGGTCACGGCAGCACTGGGCGAAAGCGGTACACACATTCACGCGAGCGCACTGGAGGACACATGA
- a CDS encoding aspartate aminotransferase family protein, producing MSGFVFSEKPIGIERGEGATLYADDGTEYLDFGASYAVASVGHSHPRVVDAVTEQAEDLLYVQASYPVEARTTLYEKLATVSPPGLDNVWLCNSGTEANEAAMKFARNATGRSKIVATRRGFHGRTLGALAMTWKDKYKKPFEPLAGGVEFVSYGDGEELADAVDEETAAVFLEPIQGEGGIHSADTAYLQRAREVTEDAGAALVFDEIQTGVGRTGSLWACEGAGVEPDILTAAKGIASGLPLGATVCADWIADADPEHGSTFSGSPVVCAAANATLDIIVEEDLPTHAAEMGEYLMESIESADLPVRDVRGQGLMVGIEVKRGANRLLRDLALDEQVLALPAGRTVLRLLPPLIIEENHADRFVDALEGVME from the coding sequence ATGAGCGGGTTCGTCTTCTCTGAGAAACCGATCGGCATCGAACGCGGCGAGGGAGCCACTCTCTACGCCGACGACGGCACCGAGTATCTGGACTTCGGCGCGAGTTACGCCGTCGCCTCCGTGGGGCACAGCCACCCACGCGTCGTCGACGCCGTGACGGAACAGGCCGAGGACCTGCTGTACGTGCAGGCGTCCTACCCCGTCGAGGCTCGGACGACGCTGTACGAGAAACTCGCGACGGTGTCGCCGCCGGGCCTCGACAACGTCTGGCTCTGTAACTCGGGCACCGAGGCCAACGAGGCGGCGATGAAGTTCGCCCGCAACGCCACCGGCCGGTCGAAAATCGTCGCGACGCGGCGTGGCTTCCACGGCCGCACGCTCGGCGCCCTCGCGATGACCTGGAAGGACAAGTACAAGAAGCCGTTCGAGCCGCTGGCCGGCGGCGTCGAGTTCGTCTCCTACGGCGACGGCGAGGAACTCGCCGACGCGGTGGACGAGGAGACGGCGGCGGTGTTCTTGGAACCGATTCAGGGCGAGGGCGGCATCCACTCGGCTGACACGGCGTACCTGCAACGCGCGCGTGAAGTGACCGAAGACGCCGGCGCGGCGCTCGTCTTCGACGAGATTCAGACGGGCGTCGGCCGTACTGGCTCGCTCTGGGCCTGCGAGGGCGCAGGTGTGGAGCCCGACATCCTCACCGCCGCGAAAGGCATCGCGAGCGGCCTCCCGCTCGGCGCGACGGTGTGTGCGGACTGGATCGCCGACGCCGACCCCGAACACGGATCGACGTTCAGCGGGAGTCCCGTGGTCTGTGCCGCCGCCAACGCCACCCTCGACATCATCGTCGAGGAGGACCTCCCGACCCACGCCGCCGAGATGGGCGAGTACCTGATGGAGTCCATCGAGAGCGCCGACCTGCCCGTCCGCGACGTGCGGGGCCAGGGTCTGATGGTCGGCATCGAAGTGAAGCGGGGGGCGAACCGCCTCCTCCGCGACCTGGCGCTCGACGAGCAGGTGTTGGCGCTGCCGGCCGGCCGGACCGTCCTCCGCCTGCTGCCGCCGCTCATCATCGAAGAGAACCACGCCGACCGCTTCGTCGACGCGCTGGAGGGCGTGATGGAATGA
- a CDS encoding [LysW]-lysine hydrolase has product MSESTDTELSEAQRLLVDLVSTPSLSGEESEAAQHLVDFFEAHDREVWVDDVGNVHAPADDAVLLTSHIDTVPGDIPVEIRETDGEPALWGRGSVDATGSLAAMAVAAVETGVSFLGVVGEEVDSRGARHVIETDRAEPGAVINGEPSGWTGITLGYRGLLAGTYVATSESGHTSRPENNAIQDAMDWWERVEEEFDPDEYLPVFERVTCKPTAFEGGTSVDGLSVEATMEVQFRVPPEYTVDDVREMADGQLGVGTVHWYDKVPPVMESPRTDVARAFRAAIREAGGDPRLLRKTGTADMNVFASAWDCPMVTYGPGDSDLDHAPDEHLPLPEYDRSIGVLIDVCERLQEES; this is encoded by the coding sequence GTGAGCGAGTCCACGGACACGGAGTTGAGCGAGGCCCAGCGACTGCTGGTCGACCTCGTCTCGACCCCCTCGCTGTCCGGCGAGGAGAGCGAAGCGGCCCAGCATCTCGTCGACTTCTTCGAGGCCCACGACCGCGAGGTGTGGGTCGACGACGTGGGCAACGTCCACGCACCCGCGGACGACGCCGTGTTGCTGACCTCCCACATCGACACTGTGCCGGGCGACATCCCGGTCGAGATTCGTGAGACCGACGGCGAACCCGCGCTGTGGGGACGCGGCAGCGTCGACGCGACGGGGTCGCTGGCGGCGATGGCCGTCGCCGCCGTGGAGACGGGCGTGAGTTTCCTCGGCGTCGTCGGGGAGGAGGTCGACTCCCGGGGCGCCCGCCACGTCATCGAGACCGACCGCGCGGAACCCGGCGCGGTCATCAACGGCGAACCGAGCGGCTGGACGGGCATCACGCTCGGCTACCGCGGCCTGCTGGCGGGGACCTACGTCGCCACCAGCGAATCGGGCCACACCTCGCGTCCGGAGAACAACGCGATCCAGGACGCGATGGACTGGTGGGAGCGGGTCGAAGAGGAGTTCGACCCCGACGAGTATCTCCCCGTCTTCGAGCGCGTGACCTGCAAGCCCACGGCGTTCGAGGGTGGCACCAGCGTCGACGGCCTCTCCGTCGAGGCGACGATGGAGGTGCAGTTCCGCGTCCCGCCGGAGTACACCGTCGACGACGTGCGCGAGATGGCGGACGGCCAACTCGGCGTGGGGACGGTACACTGGTACGACAAAGTGCCACCGGTGATGGAGAGTCCACGGACCGACGTGGCCCGGGCGTTCCGGGCCGCCATTCGCGAGGCGGGCGGCGATCCCCGCCTCCTCCGGAAGACGGGAACGGCCGACATGAACGTCTTCGCGTCGGCGTGGGACTGTCCGATGGTCACCTACGGCCCCGGTGATTCGGACCTGGACCACGCGCCCGACGAACACCTGCCGCTGCCGGAGTACGACCGCTCCATCGGCGTGCTGATCGACGTCTGCGAGCGGCTTCAGGAGGAATCATGA
- the argF gene encoding ornithine carbamoyltransferase, which translates to MSLDTTDILDVDDLTADELETVLDRAAAIKAGEDGTDLSRQTLAMVFEKPSTRTRTSFETAMTQLGGHAIFLGPDDIHLGRGEPVKDTARALAGYTDAIMARLFDHADVETLAEYADVPVINGLTDDAHPCQTLADLLTVREAFDGFDDVTVAWVGDGNNVAQSFVLGAALSGLDCTVTTPPGYGIDEDVLDRAAELGQAPTIVDDPEEAVADADVVYTDVWVSMGEEDEREEKLAAFEGYQVNADLLAGSDALVMHCLPAHRGEEITDDIVESDRAIVWQQAENRLHAQAGLLVELLE; encoded by the coding sequence ATGAGCCTCGATACGACGGATATACTCGACGTAGACGACCTCACAGCCGACGAACTGGAGACGGTGCTCGACCGCGCGGCCGCCATCAAGGCCGGCGAGGACGGGACGGACCTGTCGCGACAGACACTCGCGATGGTGTTCGAGAAGCCGAGCACGCGAACCCGGACCTCATTCGAGACGGCGATGACCCAGCTCGGCGGGCACGCCATCTTCCTCGGCCCGGACGACATCCACCTGGGCCGGGGCGAACCGGTGAAGGATACGGCGCGTGCGCTCGCGGGGTACACCGACGCCATCATGGCGCGCCTGTTCGACCACGCGGACGTCGAGACGCTGGCCGAGTACGCCGACGTGCCCGTCATCAACGGGCTAACGGACGACGCCCACCCCTGCCAGACGCTCGCGGACCTGCTGACGGTCCGGGAGGCGTTCGACGGGTTCGACGACGTGACCGTCGCGTGGGTGGGCGACGGCAACAACGTCGCCCAGTCGTTCGTCCTCGGGGCAGCGCTTTCCGGCCTCGACTGCACCGTCACGACGCCGCCCGGCTACGGCATCGACGAGGACGTACTGGACCGGGCCGCCGAACTCGGGCAGGCACCGACCATCGTCGACGACCCCGAGGAGGCCGTCGCCGACGCGGACGTCGTCTACACCGACGTCTGGGTGTCGATGGGCGAGGAGGACGAGCGCGAGGAGAAACTAGCGGCGTTCGAGGGCTACCAGGTGAACGCCGACCTCCTCGCGGGGAGCGACGCGCTGGTGATGCACTGTCTGCCCGCCCACCGCGGCGAGGAGATCACCGACGACATCGTCGAGAGCGACCGCGCCATCGTCTGGCAGCAGGCCGAGAATCGCCTGCACGCCCAGGCCGGCCTGCTTGTCGAACTGCTGGAGTGA
- a CDS encoding ATP-dependent DNA helicase: MADTAGHERFFPYESPYPNQREAMDRVANALARNQDVLMEGAPGTGKTLSALVPALAHAREHDRTVVITTNVHQQMRQFVEDARAITRKEPIRAVVFKGKASMCHIDVGYEECRSLKETTRSLVEAEQDREELAAQSDALLDEVREGSDDAADARSAVTDELEALDEEIAELEAANVCEHYRANLTRNTDEFQQWLFDDVRTPEEIYAYADERGLCGYELLKEGMEAVDLVVCNYHHLLDPSIREHFFRWLGRDPSEVITVFDEAHNVEAAARDHATRTLSARTLDGALAELDEADDSRAARARNVVEAFRTGLATAVDDALGFGEREQVGDDWHDLDISNDDRRDDLTLAFFDAYEGGGIGAEIDLALQVGEALDEAYEEAYRRGETTTRKESATLQAASFIADWMGEGDSLGRHPMAAVRRDQGTEEVYGRAELYTAIPRQVTEGLFDEVAASVLMSATLRPFDVLSDVLGLEDPVTLAYELEYPEERRRTFAVEGPALFASDRDDPETQATVAETLDDAIEMTPGNTLVFFPSYAEAERYAGLLDRPNVHLDEAGTPTEDLRQRFVAADDATLLTSLWGTLGEGVSFDGDDARTVVVVGVPYPNLSERLEAVQDAYDREYRDRTADAGWRYAVEIPTIRKTRQALGRVIRSPDDFGVRVLFDKRYTRAGRDMGKYGVRDSFPPEERDELIDVAPEKLKFAMLNFYADLEAYDGDPPTP; this comes from the coding sequence GTGGCAGACACGGCGGGACACGAGCGGTTCTTCCCCTACGAGTCGCCGTACCCGAACCAGCGCGAGGCGATGGACCGCGTCGCCAACGCGCTGGCCCGCAACCAGGACGTGCTGATGGAGGGCGCGCCGGGCACGGGCAAGACGCTGTCGGCGCTGGTGCCGGCGCTCGCCCACGCCCGCGAACACGACCGGACGGTCGTCATCACGACGAACGTCCACCAGCAGATGCGCCAGTTCGTCGAGGACGCCCGCGCCATCACGCGGAAGGAACCCATCCGCGCCGTCGTCTTCAAGGGCAAGGCGTCGATGTGCCATATCGACGTGGGGTACGAGGAGTGCCGGAGTCTCAAGGAGACGACACGCAGTCTGGTCGAAGCCGAGCAGGATCGGGAGGAACTCGCCGCCCAGAGCGACGCCCTGCTGGACGAGGTTCGTGAGGGCAGCGACGACGCGGCGGACGCCCGCTCCGCCGTGACGGACGAACTCGAAGCGCTGGACGAGGAGATTGCTGAACTGGAAGCGGCGAACGTCTGTGAGCATTATCGGGCGAACCTCACGCGGAACACCGACGAGTTCCAGCAGTGGCTGTTCGACGACGTGCGTACGCCCGAGGAAATCTACGCCTACGCCGACGAGCGAGGGCTGTGCGGCTACGAACTGCTCAAGGAGGGGATGGAGGCGGTCGACCTCGTGGTCTGTAACTACCACCACCTGCTCGATCCGTCCATCCGCGAGCATTTCTTCCGGTGGCTCGGCCGCGACCCCAGTGAGGTGATCACGGTCTTCGACGAGGCGCACAACGTCGAAGCCGCCGCGCGGGACCACGCCACCCGGACCCTGTCGGCGCGCACGCTCGACGGAGCGCTGGCCGAACTCGACGAGGCCGACGACTCTCGGGCGGCGCGCGCCCGGAACGTCGTCGAGGCGTTCCGGACGGGGCTGGCGACGGCCGTCGATGACGCGCTCGGCTTCGGCGAGCGCGAGCAGGTCGGCGACGACTGGCACGACCTCGACATCTCGAACGACGACCGCCGGGACGACCTCACGCTCGCCTTCTTCGACGCCTACGAGGGCGGTGGGATCGGCGCCGAAATCGACCTCGCGTTGCAGGTCGGCGAGGCCCTGGACGAGGCCTACGAGGAGGCGTATCGTCGCGGAGAGACGACGACTCGCAAGGAGTCGGCGACCCTGCAGGCGGCCTCCTTCATCGCCGACTGGATGGGCGAGGGCGACAGCCTGGGCCGACATCCCATGGCCGCGGTCCGGCGCGATCAGGGAACCGAGGAAGTGTACGGTCGGGCGGAACTCTACACGGCGATTCCGCGCCAGGTGACCGAGGGTCTGTTCGACGAGGTGGCCGCGAGCGTGCTGATGAGCGCGACGCTCCGCCCGTTCGACGTGCTCTCGGACGTGCTGGGTCTGGAGGACCCGGTGACGCTCGCCTACGAGCTGGAGTACCCCGAGGAGCGCCGCCGGACCTTCGCCGTCGAGGGGCCGGCGCTGTTCGCGAGCGACCGCGACGACCCTGAGACGCAGGCAACGGTGGCGGAGACGCTCGACGACGCCATCGAGATGACGCCGGGCAACACGCTCGTCTTCTTCCCGTCGTACGCCGAGGCCGAGCGCTACGCCGGCCTGCTCGACCGACCGAACGTTCACCTCGACGAGGCGGGGACGCCCACGGAGGACCTCCGCCAGCGGTTCGTCGCTGCCGACGACGCGACGCTGCTCACGTCGCTGTGGGGAACGCTCGGCGAAGGCGTGAGTTTCGACGGCGACGACGCCCGGACCGTCGTCGTGGTCGGCGTCCCGTACCCCAACCTCTCGGAGCGCCTGGAGGCGGTTCAGGACGCCTACGACCGGGAGTACCGCGACCGGACGGCCGACGCGGGATGGCGCTACGCCGTCGAAATCCCGACGATCCGCAAGACGCGGCAGGCGCTCGGACGCGTGATCCGCTCGCCCGACGACTTCGGCGTGCGCGTCCTGTTCGACAAGCGCTATACGCGCGCCGGGCGCGACATGGGGAAATACGGCGTTCGCGATTCGTTCCCGCCGGAGGAGCGCGACGAACTCATCGACGTGGCGCCCGAGAAACTCAAATTCGCGATGCTGAACTTCTATGCCGACCTCGAGGCCTACGACGGCGACCCGCCGACGCCGTGA